ACCCGAAATAAGAAAGTCCAGGTTGAATTTCCGGTCCTGGGTAAAAAGATCGACTCCAAGGTCAGGCAGGTGGGAGACTTTATCAATCCCAATAACAGGACATTTAAAGTTGAGATTGACCTTCCAAATAAGGACAGGTCCATAAAACCAAACTTGACGGCAAAATTAAAAATCAATGACTACTCCAATGAAAATGCGTTGTTGATTCCTCAGAGCATCATTTCAGAAAATGCAAGTGGAGAACAGTATGTTTATATTATATCCGAAAACGATAAGGAAAATGAAGCCATAGCTGAGAAACGGGTCATCGTGACTGGGCTTACTCAGGGTGACTATATAGAGGTTACCGAGGGTCTCGACGCGGGAAATGAAATTATTATGGAAGGGGCCCGAAGTGTGAACGACGGTCAAAATGTAAAAATAATTAATCAAGACTCGTAATTATGGTGAAGCAGAAAAAAGTCCTCGATAAGGAATTTGGTTTATCATCATGGGCCATCAACAATAAGACAACGATTTACGTTATAATTCTGATCATACTTTTCTCAGGCTTTTCAGCCTACAACAGTATGCCCAGGGAGAGCTTTCCGGAAATAAAAGAAACCAAAATCTATGTGAGTTCTTTATATCCCGGTAACACTGCGGAAGATGTTGAAAAACTTTTAACGGATCCTATTGAAGAAAAACTGAAAACCATTTCTAACGTGGTTGAAATTACTTCTACCTCCCAGGAAGATTATTCAATGGTGATTGTTGAGTTTGATGAAAATATAAGTGTAGATGCGGCAAAACAGAAGGTAAAAGATGAAATTGACTCTGAAACTGCAAGTGAAGACTGGCCCACTTTTAATGGTGCAAAGGTAGAACCCAATGTCTTCGAATTAAACCTTTCAGAAGAAATGCCAATCCTTAACATTAACATCTCAGGTGATTATCCGGTTGAAAAACTCAAAGCTTATGCTGAATACCTGGAGGATGAGATTGAAGGCTTACCGGAGATTAAACAGGTAGATATCCGTGGCGCCCAGGAAAAAGAAGTGGAAGTTGCAGTTGACATTTATAAAATGATGGCTGCAAAAGTGAGTTTTGACGATGTGATCACTGCGGTAAATCAAGGTAATGTAACCATGTCTGCAGGTAATCTTGTTTCGAGTGGACAGCGAAGAACGATCCGAATTATTGGAGAAATTGACGATCCTTCCGATCTCGACCTGTTTGTGGTCAAATCTGAAAACAACAGCCCGATCTATCTTAAGGACGTCGCCAATGTAAGTTTTAAGGAAAAAGAGAAGACCACCTACGCAAGAGATTTCGGCGAAATCGTGGTTATGCTTGATGTCAAAAAACGAGCAGGTAAAAATATGGTGGCTGCAGCGGAAAAGATCAGAACCATTGTTGAAGAGGCTCGGATTAATGAGTTTCCTGCAGATCTTGACATCAGTATTACCAATGATCAGTCTTCAAAAACCATAGGTCAGGTAGATGATCTGGTCAATAATATTGTTTTTGGAATTATTTTGGTAGTCACGGTTTTAATGTTTTTCCTTGGATTTAGAAATGCACTTTTTGTAGGTTTTGCCATTCCTATGTCAATGTTACTCTCTCTGATGATTTTGAATGCCCTGGGTTATACCATGAACACCATGATCCTCTTTGCTTTGATCATGGGCTTGGGAATGCTGGTTGACAATGGTATCGTGGTAGTCGAAAATGTATATCGCTTAATGGATGAAGAAGGAATGAGCAGGAAAGCTGCTGCAAAAAAAGGTATTAGTGAAATTGCTTTTCCAATCATTATTTCTACAGCAACAACGATTGCTGCATTTATTCCTCTCGGATTATGGCCCGGTGTAATGGGTGAATTTATGATTTACCTGCCTATTACACTTTCTGTGGTTTTGGGCTCCTCACTTTTTGTTGCCATCTTCTTTAATTCGGTTCTGGTCTCCCAGTTCATGAGTACGGAGGATAAAGACATGTCTCGCAAGAGTATTTTTTCAATAACCGGTATTTTAGTGCTTTTTGGGCTGCTGATCCTTTTTGTTGGTGGAGACTATAAAATCTTTGGGTCGATCATGTTAACAACGGCTCTCTTATTATGGATCTACAGGCTTTTCTTAAGAAAAATGGCCAACTATTTTCAGAATAAAATTCTGACCAGATGGGAGGTCTTATACGAAAAAACGCTAAAAGGAGCGCTTAGCAGCTGGAAACCTTATGCCATATCTGTTGGTACTGTGCTTCTTCTGTTCCTGGTCTTTTCCGGTTTTGGAGCCTCCATCGGGATGCAAAGAACCAAAGTAGAATTTTTCCCTGACAATGTTCCCAACCAGATCATAGTTTATATTGAATATCCGGAAGGGACTGATATTGAAAAAACCGATGAAATCTCCAGGGATATTGAAAAAAGGGTATATTCTTTTCTAAATGCCGAAGAATTCAGAGACAACGATTATAATTTTCTGGTAGAGAGTGCAGTAGCCCAGGTCGGTGAAGGCGCCGGAAATCCTCAGACGGATGGTGGTTCAGCAGCTGAAATGCCCCATAAAGCAAAAATAACTGCTTCCATGCGTGAATTTAAATTCAGGCGGGGGAAAGACAGTGAGGCACTAAGACAAAAAATCCAGGAAGCCCTTGTTGGTATTTACCCTGGTGTGGCCATCAGTGTGGAAAAAGATGCAAACGGGCCTCCTGCCGGATATCCTATAAACATTGAGATTGAGGGCGATGATTATGCAGAGCTTATCTTCACCGCT
This DNA window, taken from Lutimonas zeaxanthinifaciens, encodes the following:
- a CDS encoding efflux RND transporter permease subunit; its protein translation is MVKQKKVLDKEFGLSSWAINNKTTIYVIILIILFSGFSAYNSMPRESFPEIKETKIYVSSLYPGNTAEDVEKLLTDPIEEKLKTISNVVEITSTSQEDYSMVIVEFDENISVDAAKQKVKDEIDSETASEDWPTFNGAKVEPNVFELNLSEEMPILNINISGDYPVEKLKAYAEYLEDEIEGLPEIKQVDIRGAQEKEVEVAVDIYKMMAAKVSFDDVITAVNQGNVTMSAGNLVSSGQRRTIRIIGEIDDPSDLDLFVVKSENNSPIYLKDVANVSFKEKEKTTYARDFGEIVVMLDVKKRAGKNMVAAAEKIRTIVEEARINEFPADLDISITNDQSSKTIGQVDDLVNNIVFGIILVVTVLMFFLGFRNALFVGFAIPMSMLLSLMILNALGYTMNTMILFALIMGLGMLVDNGIVVVENVYRLMDEEGMSRKAAAKKGISEIAFPIIISTATTIAAFIPLGLWPGVMGEFMIYLPITLSVVLGSSLFVAIFFNSVLVSQFMSTEDKDMSRKSIFSITGILVLFGLLILFVGGDYKIFGSIMLTTALLLWIYRLFLRKMANYFQNKILTRWEVLYEKTLKGALSSWKPYAISVGTVLLLFLVFSGFGASIGMQRTKVEFFPDNVPNQIIVYIEYPEGTDIEKTDEISRDIEKRVYSFLNAEEFRDNDYNFLVESAVAQVGEGAGNPQTDGGSAAEMPHKAKITASMREFKFRRGKDSEALRQKIQEALVGIYPGVAISVEKDANGPPAGYPINIEIEGDDYAELIFTAEKMKDFINRQSIEGIDELKIDVNRSKPSMYVSVDRRKAGELGVNAGQVGQQLRNSIFGAKAGIYKEDGEDYDIYVRFNELNKNNKSAVFNQKITFRDPATGKIKEIPVSAVTRQKNNSGFSAIKHKDVKRVVTLYSALSPGFTDAGAVVSRIQSEMEGFTELPNGVKIDYTGQIEEQNKQMTFLVGAFISGLGLIFLILIFQFNSVSKPGIIMLAIFLSLIGVFSGLIITGNSFVIMMTMVGIISLAGIVVNNGVVLLDYTQLLIDRKKAELQLDEDDYLDKTELLGCIVKAGKARLRPVLLTAITTILGLIPLAIGFNINFYTLFTEFDPQIYVGGDNVVFWGPLAWTVIYGLFVATFLTLIVVPILFYLVTKFKMWLKRKPEEKKVAA